The stretch of DNA ACAGCAAGCAGAGAGTTGCAGACTGCTAGAAGACGTGTTTCATTCCCCCTGTTCTCCAAACGCACAAGAAAAAGCTGGTAATGAGGAAAGCacagattatatatatatatatatatatataaaaaaccAGTATCCAATGCTAAATTGATGTATTgtttttgcacattttcaaattacCTTGAGGAGAAGGAAACCACTATTAGGgcctgggttttttttttgtttgtttgtttttttgcattaaGTGTGTAACATATTCCGTTTAACACTCTCCTAAAATGTCCACATAATACAATAGGGGCAAAATGAACAGGGAGGGAATACGTAATTAGACACGGGTGAAAAGCAGGTGTCCCTGCCACACAGTAGGCAGGATAACCACgtgaagcaaaggaaagcaatggCTGGCAGTCACTGGGTGATGAATGTTCACCAGTGAGTGGTCATCTACGCCTGCACAGTGTGCAGCGTACCTCTCTTTGTCCTAACACTGTCACCTTTGACAATGATGGGCTTACAAATACACGACCATGCAATCAAGCATGTTCCAGCTCCTTGAGGGCTTCCACGCACAGCTCACCTTCCAATAGTCACACTGCAGCTGGAATGGTGGTAACTagcagagctggaaagcagctacAGCCAACTGGCCTCAAAATGAGACCGCTCCTTTCTTGGGACAATGCAATCTTTCACCAGGGAGAGATGTGAGAAAACAATTGGACACCTCTTCATTCTGTTGTTCTACAGGACTTCAAGGGAGGGGCTGAATCTTATTTTAGAAGAGACATGATTTGGCATTCTCCtcaatataatataatataatataatataaacaAGTAGGAAAACTGCTCTCAGTTTATTTCTGAGTGTTGATACTTAAAGCCACTCTTTATTTAcgttgcaggaaaaaaaataaaaggactgCAAAACGGCACAGCGTAAGTGCTAAGCCACGCTATGTGTGAAAGTAAGTCTTTGGAAATCCAGCACCGTTGTTTTCTTTGATAATCAGAGAAGTCACATCTTTGTAATTGAAAACACATACCTGTCGAGAACCATTCTTACAGCATCCCAGAATAATGTAACTAGGCTGATCTACGTATCAGTTCTCCCAGCTGTCATGATTTTATGTTGATACTCTAATCTCACTTAGTGAACAACCTTCACTTTTTCCTAAAAAGGATCTGGCTGGACAAGGCAGCTGTCCGGAATGGAGCTGAGCAAGTTACCatgttactgaaaatgaaatgactaCAGGCAAATGGCAATAGGTGTCTGCAGACACGATACAAAGAGCATTTAAGCAACGTTTGTCCCAGATAAAATTCACATTTGAGCATTCAAAATATCCCGGGTCATACCTGAAGAGATGTCTTGTGTACAGCAAATGTGTGCTCCGTGCCAGTGTGCTGAAGGTACTGCCCTGTCTTCCCTTCACAACTGTCACCATGCTTAAGAAGCTGTGCTATTTCGTAGAGCCAGCACACAATTCAGAAATGGgatttttaaagacagtttcAATTTCTAGTCGAGTTCCTTTCTATTCTCACCTCAGGTGAAGAAGAGGGGAGGAAAACAACTTTCTCTTTCCACGTGGGGACGTAAAGATGTGCAGCCAGTAAGGCAGAAACTACACTCCTACAATTTGTGGGATTTTCCTTATGATGTTGTAGCCCTGTAAATGCCTTCTGGTGGGCGAATCTGCAATGCATTTAAAACGTAAGAAGGGACAGACCTTAACTGATTCTCATTCAGATGTCAAACTAATAATCTAACTCTTCTCCAATTCTGAGCTCGCATCATTTCCATGTTGTTCCAGCCTAGCAATGTATAATCATCTCTCCCTTCTGTTTCTGGGGATGTTCAGAGCCCAGTGACTGAGTGAATATGAATTCAAATGAACTCTGCACTCTAAAAATTGACAAGCAATGCTGAAGCAGTATGTCAGAGCCTGTAACGCTGTGGTTGCCCGCAGActccaagtattttctttgtaattcaaaatgcaacagggaaaaaagaaagaaaacatgaaaagttCGGAGTGCAAATATTCTTTGGTTtactcattaaaacaaaaagacacagcaaacagcaaaaaactgGCAATTAAATAAACTGCAAATTCTTTATATGCTTCCTAACAAAAGTCTTCAGGCGTTTGAAATGTATTAACTTCATTCTCTTAAGTACATTACAGTGTCCAGAAAGTCACATTTATTTACCCCGAGGGCAAGGCAGGGAGAAGatgagggaagaagaggaaggatgaAAGGCAGGAGGGGAGATGAGAACAGAAATTGATTCAAGATGTCACTTCTCCAGCAGTCAAAGAGCATGTAACCcccaaataatttgtttctagATACACTGTAAACAAAGCAAACTGGCTTGGAATTTATCTTTCAGATCATTAAGCTTTCTGAATTTACATAAGCTTAATGAGTAAAATAAGCTGACCTGCACCTTTGCTAAAAGAATTATGCCATATTAGCAGGATTCTAACAGTCTTAAGGAATTGTACAAGTCAGCCACTGTGTTTTACCTTACAATTTCATATGCACAGTTAACATCACGTACTGCAGGTTTTGTCTAGGGAGTACTTTCTCCCACTCAGGCAATTTTACCGTAGCTTATCGTCCCTGAAACaatcaaaggaaacaaagcatcCATGTAAATCCACAAGGATCACCTGATGGCCTTTCATACTGAGCAGGAGATGCACCAACCAGTTCAGACGCTGTGACAGCATCACTGGTTTTATGCAAAACTGAATGCTTTGCAAGGGCAAACTAGGAAGCTGTGATCTGTGCAGACAGCATAAAAGAATAGGAATGAATCGGATATATATGTTACAAATAAGTTGAAGAAATTATAGGGTGTACCATGACACCATGTTATCAACATTACTGGACTCTGAtagttcagaaatatttttgtaagtaTTTGGGTTGTCTGACAgcaagttattttgttttctgtatctaTCTTGCAAGACTTTTACTCTACTTGGACCTTTCTATCCTATTGTCTTTATCCAGCTGTTCCCATGGGCAAAGCACAGTAAAAGAAGGTAATGAGCCATCTTTCTTCCAGATGGACTGCAAATAGCAATAGAGAGCTCATAACAAGTCATCAGTTTAATAAAGATCATTCTGACATATCTGTcacaatataaaaaaagaatccCCATTTTCATGCTCCCTTATTCCTTCATAAATCAACAGTGTTCCATCTACAAATAATGCACAGGCAGCCAACTTTAGCACAGGTGCTTATATGTTCCCCTCATCTAGCATTCTGTTGACACCATCACAGAGTTTCTGCAAATGAAGTTTATAAGGTCCAAAGGGATTATACAAGGCAGCCAAAAATTCACAATCAGAGAAGTGATCGAACACGTTGTTGACACGTCCATGCGATTTCGCAGTCAGGTGACGCTGAATGATCTGGTGAAGCAGCTCTCGACAGTCATTCAACAGTTTGGACAAAAAATTCCTGTCAAAGGTATAATCCACCTGATGGAAACTGACCACGGTCTTCGCCAGCTGATGAACTTTCTTCTTGAATTTCTCCATCAGTGCAATTTCATCTTGATTAAACTGATTGTTCCTGTAGAGAATCGCCAACTTGAGGACTATTTTAATGAGGTTTTTAATGATCTTCTCcgcttcttttttgttttgtgtgtattCCTTGGTCACTCTGTAGAGCTCATCTAGAACATCGCTGCTGGTGTCATCTATCAAAGTGGTTGCTATTGACTTGGACACCATTTTTCCAAGGATCTTCTTCTGGGCCTGAATGGCCAAGCTTTTCGAGTTGAAGACATCTGTGGCCActagggaagaaaacaaaacagagaaaagtatGTAGTCAATACCTCATCACACAGACACTATTTGAGGAGTATTTCCATGCCTGTCCATTCATCTCAATCCTGACTAAtgacaacagaaataataaagacTTACTGAATATAGCTGCAGAAAGATCTTTCAGTCCCTAATATTCTGTTGTTTTAGGTTTATGTTCTTTTAGATTGTTATAGGATTgagaaaactaaaagaaagaaaaaagacagagcTTGCTTAAAACGATTTTCTGTATGTATGGATTAATGGAATATCTGATTTGGGCAATAAGCCCACCCCATGCAATTAGATGATCTGTAAGTTTTATGTGATTTTCGTTCTTGTATTGAAATCTGAAACTAGCTGATGTGGCAAAATCCTTTCTATATTTTGCAGGGGAACAGCTACAAACTGAACAAGTAAGGGGACAGAGAAACCACGAGCAATGGCAATTCCCAGTGCTATTCCATTAGAGAGAGTAATTCCCTGCCTCATCGACTACTGCAAATCTTCACATTCCGTGTAACCAGTGAATTTCAGGTCCCATGCATGTTTTACGTAATATACATAACGTAAACAAAAACCCTcatcagaagcagcactgagatTCTCTGAGAGCAGTCTGAAGCTGACGGTTTTCAGAGCAGGAAGTGTATGCAGTACGTAAATAAGCTCATCTGTGTCTtctgctggtggcagcagcagccaaaaggACTGGCTGATGGTTTCCCACCTCACTTGCTAGCACCACCTCATTAAGGAATCCTTCTGAGATCACTTAAGTAGATCCCAGCACACATTTCGACCTCCAGAACGATACTCATTTGCAGAAATATACCCAATAACCAGCTCCAGTAGCTGTCAGGTTCCAGTCCTTTGTCATTCCCttcaacatttgaaaaacaaaaccccattCTTTCAGACACTCGGTCGGTGAAACATTCCTGCTCGCACTCTCTCcccagtgacagcagcacctcctgcaccAGCTCAGGGACAAACCTCTGCCCACGGGCAGCAGCCTTCCCAGAGACCCTGCAGGCTTCAGCTATTCACACGCAGAAAGTTACACAAACCCCTGCTTCTTCTCCAGTGGTACCTTTGAGAAATATAGCAACAAGCCCCTCTGCTGGGATCTCAGAAACTTTAAAGAGGGTTCGTTTCTTCTTAAGACTTGTAGGACGTACCTAAGCAGGAGCTGTCTGAAAGCACTTCTGAAAGTTCTTTACTTCGTGAGGACACTCGAAAACCA from Numida meleagris isolate 19003 breed g44 Domestic line chromosome Z, NumMel1.0, whole genome shotgun sequence encodes:
- the TNFAIP8 gene encoding tumor necrosis factor alpha-induced protein 8 isoform X5: MVSKSIATTLIDDTSSDVLDELYRVTKEYTQNKKEAEKIIKNLIKIVLKLAILYRNNQFNQDEIALMEKFKKKVHQLAKTVVSFHQVDYTFDRNFLSKLLNDCRELLHQIIQRHLTAKSHGRVNNVFDHFSDCEFLAALYNPFGPYKLHLQKLCDGVNRMLDEGNI
- the TNFAIP8 gene encoding tumor necrosis factor alpha-induced protein 8 isoform X2; the encoded protein is MVPRTWVVQCCASHLLSVATDVFNSKSLAIQAQKKILGKMVSKSIATTLIDDTSSDVLDELYRVTKEYTQNKKEAEKIIKNLIKIVLKLAILYRNNQFNQDEIALMEKFKKKVHQLAKTVVSFHQVDYTFDRNFLSKLLNDCRELLHQIIQRHLTAKSHGRVNNVFDHFSDCEFLAALYNPFGPYKLHLQKLCDGVNRMLDEGNI
- the TNFAIP8 gene encoding tumor necrosis factor alpha-induced protein 8 isoform X3, with the protein product MSLEADESREVATDVFNSKSLAIQAQKKILGKMVSKSIATTLIDDTSSDVLDELYRVTKEYTQNKKEAEKIIKNLIKIVLKLAILYRNNQFNQDEIALMEKFKKKVHQLAKTVVSFHQVDYTFDRNFLSKLLNDCRELLHQIIQRHLTAKSHGRVNNVFDHFSDCEFLAALYNPFGPYKLHLQKLCDGVNRMLDEGNI
- the TNFAIP8 gene encoding tumor necrosis factor alpha-induced protein 8 isoform X1; the encoded protein is MLHYFRTVSVVLVLRESLCCMPVIPSPWRVPEGENQSPRNHVSETVATDVFNSKSLAIQAQKKILGKMVSKSIATTLIDDTSSDVLDELYRVTKEYTQNKKEAEKIIKNLIKIVLKLAILYRNNQFNQDEIALMEKFKKKVHQLAKTVVSFHQVDYTFDRNFLSKLLNDCRELLHQIIQRHLTAKSHGRVNNVFDHFSDCEFLAALYNPFGPYKLHLQKLCDGVNRMLDEGNI
- the TNFAIP8 gene encoding tumor necrosis factor alpha-induced protein 8 isoform X4, with translation MATDVFNSKSLAIQAQKKILGKMVSKSIATTLIDDTSSDVLDELYRVTKEYTQNKKEAEKIIKNLIKIVLKLAILYRNNQFNQDEIALMEKFKKKVHQLAKTVVSFHQVDYTFDRNFLSKLLNDCRELLHQIIQRHLTAKSHGRVNNVFDHFSDCEFLAALYNPFGPYKLHLQKLCDGVNRMLDEGNI